One part of the Esox lucius isolate fEsoLuc1 chromosome 10, fEsoLuc1.pri, whole genome shotgun sequence genome encodes these proteins:
- the abitram gene encoding protein Abitram, which yields MEDLDHNKAPSVIDRYYTRWYKTDIKGKNCEDQCVLQHSNRICVITLAESHPILQNGNTIKSINYQISAGCSRLQNKVSGKSKRGGQFLTELAPLCRITCTEGVEYTIYSCIRGRLLEVNEGILERPELLLEKPSTEGYIAVILPKLEESKTVTNGLLSREEYENILSKRTSSTQQGPKTEPEPC from the exons ATGGAAGACTTGGATCATAATAAGGCACCCTCTGTCATTGATCGGTATTACACACGGTGGTATAAAACAG ATATCAAGGGCAAGAACTGTGAGGACCAGTGCGTTCTTCAGCATTCAAACAG AATCTGTGTCATTACTCTGGCAGAGAGTCACCCTATACTTCAGAACGGCAACACAATCAAGAGCATCAACTATCAGATCAGCGCAGGCTGTAGTCGCCTGCAGAACAAGGTGTCTGGGAAGTCCAAGAGA GGAGGCCAGTTCCTAACAGAGTTAGCACCTCTGTGTAGAATAACATGCACAGAAGGTGTGGAGTATACCATTTACAG CTGCATAAGGGGTCGCCTGTTGGAAGTCAATGAAGGTATTCTTGAAAGACCAGAACTTTTACTGGAAAAG CCTTCAACCGAGGGATACATTGCTGTCATCCTCCCTAAGCTGGAGGAGAGCAAGACGGTGACAAACGGTCTGCTGAGTAGAGAGGAGTATGAGAACATCCTTTCCAAACGGACCAGCAGCACCCAGCAGGGACCAAAGACTGAGCCAGAGCCATGCTGA